In Streptomyces sp. NBC_00683, the DNA window GCGCGTAGGACAGCTCGCTCATCGCAGGTCCCCCTCGTCGAACTCGGTGCCCGCGCCCTGGGCCGTACGCTCCCGCAGTTCGATCCGGCGGATCTTGCCGGAGACGGTCTTGGGCAGCTCGGCGAACTCCAGCCGGCGGATGCGCTTGTACGGGGCGAGGACCGCCCGGGAGTGCTCGAACAGCACCTTCGCCGTCTCCGGGCCGGGCTCCCAGCCCTCGGCGAGTACGACGTACGCCTTGGGTACGGCGAGGCGCACGGGGTCGGGTGCGGGCACGACCGCGGCCTCGGCCACCGCTTCGTGCTCCAGCAGGGCGCTCTCCAGCTCGAACGGCGAGATCTTGTAGTCGGAGGCCTTGAACACGTCGTCGGCGCGGCCCACGTACGTGATGTAGCCGTCCTCGTCCCGGGCGCCGATGTCACCGGTGCGGTAGTAGCCGCCCGCCATGGCCTCGGCCGTACGTTCCGGGTCGCCGTGGTAGCCGGTCATCAGGCCGACGGGTGCGGACGACAGGACGAGGGCGATCTCGCCCTCCGCCACACCCGCCCGCCCGGAGACCGGGTCGAGCAGCTCGACCTCGAAGCCGGGGCTGGGGCGCCCCATCGAGCCGGTCTTCAGCCGCTGGCCCGGCGTGTTCGCCACCTGGACGGCGGTCTCCGTCTGGCCGAAGCCGTCCCGGATGGTGACGCCCCAGGCGCGCCTGACGGTCTCGATGACCTCGGGGTTGAGCGGCTCCCCGGCCGCGACGACCTCCCGCGGCGGTGTCTTCAGCTGCGCGAGGTCGGCCTGGATGAGCATCCGCCACACGGTCGGCGGCGCACAGAAGCTGGTCACCGCGGAGCGGTCCATCTCCGCCATCAGCCGGGCCGCGTCGAAGCGTGTGTAGTTGAAGATGAAGACGGTGGCCTCGGCGCTCCAGGGCGCGAAGAGGTTCGACCAGGCGTGCTTGGCCCAGCCGGGCGAGGAGATGTTGAGGTGCACATCGCCGGGCTTGAGGCCGATCCAGTACATCGTCGACAAGTGCCCCACCGGGTACGAGACATGGGTGTGCTCGACCAGCTTGGGGCTCGCCGTCGTACCGGAGGTGAAGTACAGCATCAGCGGTTCGTCCGCGTCGGTCTCACGGTCGGCGGTGAAGGTATCGGGCGCCTCGTCGGCCCCGCTGTACGGGAGCCAGCCCGCCACGTCCTCGCCGACGGTGATCCGGGTGTAGTCGCCGGGCACCTCGTCGAACTTCGGCGCGTCCTCGGACCGCACGAGAACGTGGCGGACCTTGCCGCGCTCGACCCGGTCGCGCAGGTCGACGGGGCCGAGCAGCGGCGTCGCGGGGATGACGACGGCACGCAGCTTCATCGCGGCGAGGGCGGTCTCCCACAGCTCGGTCTGGTTGCCGAGCATGACCAGGATCCGGTCGCCCTCCCGTACCCCCTGGGCGCGCAGCCAGTTCGCGGCCCGGTTGGAACGGGCGGCCATCCTGGCGAAGGACACCTCGGTGCGCCGTCCGTCCTCCTCCACGATGTGCAGGGCGGTCCGGTCGTTGTTCTCGGCGATGACGTCGAACCAGTCCAGTGCCCAGTTGAAGCGGGCCGGCCTGGGCCATTCGAAGCCGGCGTAGGCCTTCGCATAGTCCTCGCGGTGTTCCAGCAGAAAGTCCCGAGCGGCCCGGAACGTCTCCGTCGCGCTGGTTGCCGGCATGTGCCCTCCTCATTGCGGACCCGTCCCTTAACATCATGTAAACAGTGACCCGGATCTCACCACCCCCGAACGGGGGTGGTGCGGGCAGGACCCCACGGGGCGGAGAGGCATCGGCGTGCCACAACCGGCTGAGGCGACGGAGATGCAGGCGGCTCTGCTGAGGCTGCGCCGCACGAGCGGGCTGCCGGTGGTCTTCGGCGGGCTGCTGTCCGACGCGCGGCACGCGCGGATCGCCGAGCTGAACGGGGCGCAGACGGGTGCGTTGCGCGGGCTCGTCATCTCCGCGGGCAGCGGGCTCGGCGGCAAGGCGATCGCGCTGTCGCGGCCGTGCGCGGTGACCGACTACGCCTCCTCGCGCCACATCAGCCACGAGTACGACACGGCTGTCGCGGCGGAGGGTCTGCGCTCGGTCGTCGCGGTGCCCGTCGTCGTGCGCCGCAAGGTGCGGGGCGTGCTGTACGGGGCGCTGCGCGAGGCGCTCACACTCGGGGACCGCACGTTCGACGCGGCGGTGTCCGCGGCCCGTGATGTGGAGCAGGCGCTGGCCGTGCGGGACGAGGTGCAGCAGCTCCTGGCGACCACCCGGGAGCAGATGACCGGTCCGCACGCGGATCCCGGCACCTGGGAGGACGTCCGCGAGGCGCACCGCGAACTGCGTGCCCTGGCCCCGAGGATCGTCGACCCTGCCCTGCGCGACGAGCTGCTCGCGGTGTGCGGGCGGCTCGCCTCGGCTGCGGGTACGAACCGGTCGGCCGCGGCCCGGCAGGTGAGGCTGGCGCCGCGCGAGACGGATGTGATCGCCTGTGTGGCGGCGGGGGCGACGAACGCGGCGGCGGCCGAGCGGCTGGGGCTGCGGCCGGAGACCGTGAAGGGGTACCTGCGCTCCGCGATGCGGAAGCTGGGGGCGCACACCCGGCTGGAGGCGGTGGTGGCCGCGCGCCGGGCGGGGCTGCTGCCGTAGAGATCCTGGCGCGGCCCGGTCGTGACGGTGGAGGCCACCGGCCGGGCGGACCGACGCCCTCAGTCGCCGAAGTCGACGAACGGGGCGAACCTGACGTCGTACGCGGATGCTTGTGACATCACCGTCAGCAGGTCCACGGCCTCCTGCGTGATCTCCTCGCGCTGCTCCCGGCCGAGTCCGCCGAGGGCCTGGACGGTGACCGTCGCGTCGTCGCCCGTTTCGTCGAGGCGCCAGAGCGCGGCCAGGAAGCCGTCCACCAGGACCGTTCCGTAGGCCTGGTTGCCGACGCCGTTGCGCCCCTTGTACGCGGCCGGGATGATCCGTGTCCGGTCGGCGTGGCCGAGCAGTACGTTGTCGAACTCGGGCAGGAAGCGGGGCGGCGCCGGTACGTCCGGGCCGGGGCGCGGGGCATCCGGCAGGTCGAAGAGCTCGACGCCGTGTTCGTCGCGGAAGGTGACGAGCTGGGGCCGCAGCCGTTCGAAGACCTCGCTCAGCCGGGTGAGGCCCGCCCACATCTGCATGTCCTTCACGGAGGCCGGTCCGAACGCGCCCAGGTAGCGCAGCACGGTCCCGTCGGGCGCGGGCGCCGGCTGCGAGGCCCTGCCGAGCCAGTGCTCGACCGTCGTCAGTGCGACCTGTCCGCTGCGTCCCCACATTCCGCGCGGGGTGACCTGGACGAGCGGCAACAGGCAACGGGCGGCGACCGACAGGGCCCGCGGGTCCGCGTCCGGCCAGTGCACGATCAGTTCCTCCCGCAGCTCCTTCATCGTGCGGGGCCGTTCCTCGACGAGCTCCTTGGCGAGGGAGGCGAGCCGGTCCAGGTCCACCCCGGTGAGCCCGCGCCGGAACACCTTCAGCTCCCGGTCGCGGGCCGGCTGGACCAGGGGGCGCAGGGTGAGGGCGTCATCGGCGGTGTGCGTGTGGATGGTGGAGCGCAGGGTGACGATCCTGACGACTTCGCGGGACTCCATGAGCGCGGAGAGTTCGGCGGGATCGAAGCCTTCGAGCCGGGCTAGGAGCTGGAAGTACGGCGGCCTGGTGTTCTGCGCCTGCAGCCCCACCAGGCGGGTGACGGCGTCCTTCGCCGGCACGGCGGTACGCCGGAGCAGCAACTGGCGTTCCAGGGTTGCCCGGTTGAGTGCGCGGCTGGAGAGCACGGGAGCATTCTTCGCGACCATGGACCGCACGCTACGCGGCAGGCTCTGCACCGGCGCTCGAATCCGACACTCGTGCCGGGCGGCGGCACCACGGACCGGGGGCCGCCCGCCCGCATGATGGTGCCCGTGATCAGTGTCCTCTTCGCCGTTCTGACAGCACTCAGCAACGGTGCCGCCTCGGTCCTCCAGCGCCGCGCCGCCCTGAACGTGCCCGACAGCGAGGCCATGCGGCTGTCGCTGATAGCGCATCTGTTGCGTCAGAAGGTGTGGCTGTGCGGGATCGCCCTGGTGATCGTCGCCGCCGTCTGCCAGGCGGTGGCGCTGGCCACCGGGCCGATCGCCGTGGTCCAGCCGATCTTCGTGATCGAGCTGCCCGCGACGCTGCTGCTCGCCGGGGTCGTCATGCGGGTCCGGGTGTCCCGGACCGTCTGGTACGGCGTGGCCGCCGTGACGCTGGGGCTGGCCGTCGGTATGGCCGCCGCCGCACCGGTCGGCGGCAGTGACAGTGTGCCGGGCGAGGACTGGATCCCGGCTCTCGTGGTCACCGGCCTGTTCGAGGCCGCGCTGATCACCGCCGCGCTCGGCACCGGCGGCAACGCGAGGGCCGCGCTGCTGGGCCTGGCGGCGGCCTGCGGGTACGCGCTGACGGCTGCCCTGATGAAGGACGCCATGGCGCGGCTGGACGAAGGGGGTGTGACCGCCCTGCTGACGGCCTGGCAGCTGTACGCCACGGCGGCGGCCGGTGTGGGGGCGCTGTTCCTCCTCCAGAACGCGCTGCACGCCGGCAGTCTGGCGGCCGTACAGCCGATGCTGACGCTCGGGGACGCGCTGATCAGCATCACGTTCGGGGTGACGCTGTTCGGGGAGGTCCTGCGCACCGGCTGGTGGCTGCTGCCGCAGCTGGCCGGTGTGGCGCTGATCGCCGTGGGCTGTGTGGTGCTGGCCCGTTCCCCGCTGGCCGCGGCGAACGCGGGGGACACCGCCCCCGCGCCGCGGGTGGAGTGAGGACGGGTCAGGGGCGCCCGCGGGCCGGTACGCCCTCGCCGGGCGGCACCGGGCCCGGCGGGGTGCCGTCGCCGAACGGGCGGCCGCCGAGCTGCTCCCGGTGGTGCGGGGTCAGCCAGCCGATCAGGTCGGGGCCCAGCGGCACGATGCCGGTCGGGTTGATGCCCGTGTGCACGCGGTAGTAGTGCTGCTTGATGTGGTCGAAGTCGACCGTGTCGCCGAAGCCGGGGGTCTGGTAGAGGTCGCGTACGTACGCCCACAGGACGGGGTCCTCGGCCAGTTTCGAGCGGTTGCACTTGAAGTGGCCGTGGTAGACGGCGTCGAACCGCACCAGGGTGGTGAAGAGCCGGATGTCCGCCTCGGTGAGGGTGTCGCCGACGAGGTATCGACGGTCGGCGAGCCGCTCGGAGACGTGGTCCAGGCGGCGGAAGACATCGAGGTACGCGGCCTCGTACGTGCTCTGGCCGTCGGCGAATCCGGCCCGGTAGACACCGTTGTTGACGTCGCGGTAGATGCCCTCCATCACCTCGTCGATCTCCTCCCGCAGCCGTTCCGGGTAGAGGTCGGGGGCGCCGGGGCGGTGCAGCGCCGTCCATTCGGTGGCCAGGTCCAGCGTGATCCGCTGGTAGTCGTTGGTGACGAGCCTGCCGCTCGGTACGTCGACGATCGCGGGGACACTGACCCCGCCGGGGTAGCCGTGCTCGCGCGCGTCGTACGCCTCGCTGAGGTAGCGGATGCCGAGCACCGGGTCGCGGCCGCCCTCGTCCAGGGTGAAGCGCCAGCTGCGGTCGTCCTGGATGGGGTCGGCGACGGCCAGCGAGAGGGCGCCCTCCAGTCCGAGCAGCCGCCGTGAGACGAGGGCGCGGCTCGCCCAGGGGCAGGCCCTGCTGACGACCAGCCGGTAGCGGCCCGCCTCGACGGGCCAGCCGTCGCGGCCGTCGGCGGTGATGCGGTCGGCGAAGTGGCTGCGCGACCGTTTGAAGGGCTTGTGGCCGTACGAGGTGTTCCCGCCCGGCTCCGCTTCCTCGCCGCTCATCGTGTTCCCCTCTGTGCGTCGGGTGTTTCGGATGTCTCCTGGCTTCTTCTTCCCCGGCGGCCCGCTCCGACGTCGGCCAGGGCCACGACGAGCGCGGCCAGGACGAACACGATGGAGACAAGGAGCCCGCGGTCGTACGCGTCCGCCCAGCCGTCGGGACCCAGCTGGGCGAAGAAGACCGAGCCCACCGCGGCGATCCCGATGGAGGATCCGACCCGCTGGCTGGTCTGGAGGGTGCCCCCGGCACTGCCCGCGTTCTGCACCGGCACCTGGGAGAGGGTCAGGGTCTGGTTGGGGGCGATGACGAGCCCGCTGCCGAGTCCGGCCAGGAGCAGCGGAGCCGCCATCGCCAGTCCGGCGCCCCTGCCCGGCACCAGGTGTGCGGCCAGTGCGGTGAGGCCGAGTCCGACGGCCACCATGACCAGTCCGACGACGATCAGGGGCCGGCCGAACCTGCCGACGAGCCGGCCGCCGATGGTCGCCGCACCACCCGCGCCCAGTGCGAACGGGGTGATCGCGAGGCCCGCCTCCAGGGCGCTGTAGTCCAGGCCCGACTGCAGGTACAGCGTGTTGATGAAGAAGATCGAGGTGAAGCCCGCGAAGTACAGCAGGATCATCAGACACCCCAGCCAGAAGGACCGGAGCCGGAAGAGCGCGAGGTTCAGCACGGGCTGGACGCCCTTCTTCGCGCAGCGGGACTCCCAGCCGACGAAGGCGGCCAGCAGGACCAGGGCGACCAGGACGAGCAGCCATTTCCCGTTGCCCGGCCACTGCTGGGCCTGGACGAACGGAAGCAGCAGGGCCAGCACCCCCGCGCCGAGCAGCAGCACCCCGACCGGGTCCAGGTCGCGTGGCCCGACCCGGCCCGCGGACGGGGTGTCCGGCAGGAGCCGGTGGGCCAGCAGGAGGCAGACGGCTCCGATCGGCAGGTTGACGTAGAAGATCCAGCGCCAGCCCTCCTGCGCCCCCGCACCCTGGATCAGCAGCCCGCCCAGGAGCGGGCCGACGGCGGTGGAGATGCCGACGACGGTGCCGAACATGCCGAAGGCCCGGCCCCGCTCGCGGCCCGAGAACATCTGCTGGATCAGGGCGGAGATCTGGGGCGAGAGCAGCCCGCCCGCCGCACCCTGGAGCAGCCGGGCGACGACGAGCCAGAGGCTGGACTGGGCGGCTCCGCACGCGGCGGAGGCCAGGGTGAACAGGGTGAGGCCCCACATGAACATGGTGCGCCTGCCCCGGGCGTCTCCCAGCCGGCCGCCGGGGATGAGGACGAGCCCGAACGCGAGCGCGTAGCCGGACAGGACCCACTGGAGGTCGGACTCCGGGGTGTGGAGGCCTTCCTTGATGGACGGCAGCGCCACGTTGACGATGGACACGTCGAGGAGCGTCATGAAGCCCGCCACCAGGCAGACGGCGAGGGCGCGCCAACGACGGGGATCGGAAGGTCCGGGAGGAGAGCCAGGATCCCGGTGCGCCACGCTCTCTGCCATGGTCCGAACCCTAGGCCGCGGCTCCTGATTCCGGCGGACCCGTCGGTGGGGTCCGGCGTGTTCCGCCCTACCGGGGGTACTCGCGGGACATGACTGTCGGGAAAACGAGTGTTCTGGTCCTGGACTGTGCCGAGCCCATGGAGCTCGCCGGGTTCTACGCCGATCTGCTGGGTGCCGAGATGCGGGTGGGAAGCGATCCCGACTTCGTCGAGGTGGTCGGCAACCCGGGTGTGCACCTGGCCGTTCGCCGCGACCACGGCTACGCGCCCCCCAGCTGGCCCCGCCCCGAGGACTCCCAGCAGGCGCATCTGCGCATCCTGGTCGAGGTGGGGGACATGGACGAGGCCGAGCGTGAGGCGATAGGCCTGGGCGCCCGGCCGGTGGACACGAAGGACAGCAACAGCGGTCCGCGCGATGTCCGCGTCTACACGGATCCGGCCGGGCACTCGTTCTCCCTGGCCGTCTACCCCTCCTTCAGCCCCGAACGGCGGCGGAGCGAGGAGTCGGTGAGCACGGACGGGGTGTAACCGGAGTCGCGGACGGACAGATTGGTGCCGGGCGGGACGATCTCGTCGATCCGGTCGAGGACGTCCCGGCTGAGCCGGACCTTGTCCGCACCCAGCTGGCTGTCCAGCTGCTCGAAGGTGCGCGGCCCGATGATCGCCGAGGTCACGGCCGGGTGTTCCAGGACGAAGGCCAGGGCGAGCTGTACGAGGGTGAGTCCGGCCTCTTCGGCGAGCTCGGCCAGGGCTTCGGTGGCGGCCAGCTTGGCGGCGTTCTCCGGTGCGGTGATGTCGAAGCGGGCTGCCTGGCGTGCGGCACGGCTGGAGGCGGGCTGGTCGGCGCCCGTGCGGTAGCGGCCGGAGAGCCAGCCGCCGGCCAGCGGGCTCCAGGACAGGACTCCGAGTCCGTACCGCTGGACGACGGGCAGTACCTCTCGCTCGATGCCCCGGGCGAGCAGGGAGTACGGGGGCTGCTCGGCGACCACGCGTTCGCGGCCCCGGCGCTCGGCGATCCACTGGCCCTCGACGATCGCGGAGGGCTCGAAGGTGGAGGTGCCGATGTAGCGGATCTTGCCCTGGCGCACCAGGTCGGAGAGCGCGCCGAGTGTCTCGTCGAAGTCCGTGTCCGGCTCGGGGCGGTGCACCTGGTAGAGGTCGATCCAGTCGGTGCCGAGCCGGCGCAGGCTGTTCTCGACCTCGCGGATGATCCAACGGCGGCTGTTGCCCTGCTGGTTGGGGTCCTCGCCGAGGCTGCCGTGGAACTTGGTGGCGAGCACCACGTTGTCGCGCCGCCCGCCGGCCAGGGCCTTGCCCACGATGGTTTCGGACTCACCGGCGGAGTACACGTCGGCGGTGTCGACGAAGTTGATGCCCGAGTCCAGGGCGTGGTGGATGATCCGGACGCTGTCGTCGTGGTCGGTGTTGCCACGGGCGCCGAACATCATGGTGCCCAGGGCCAGCGGGCTGACCTTGACGCCGGTGCGTCCGAGGGTGCGGTAGTCGGTCATCCTGCGTTCTCCTTGACGAGTTCATCGGTGGTGAGGTGGTCCGCGGGTGCGGGGTTCCCGGTCTGCCGGAAGGCTTCCCAGAGGCGGTGGTAGGCGCCGCGCGCGGCGAGCAGTTCGGTGTGCGTGCCCGACTCGACGACGGTTCCGGCGTCGATGACGACGACCCGGTCGGCGCGCGCGGCGGTCGTCAGCCGGTGCGCGACGACGACGGTGGTCCGCCGCCTGGCCAGGGCCTCCGTCGCCGCCACGACACGGCGCTCGGTCGCCAGGTCCAGCGAGGCGGTGGCCTCGTCGAGCAGCAGGATGTCGGGGTCGACGAGCTCGGCGCGTGCCAGCGCGAGGAGTTGGCGCTGCCCGGCGGACAGGCCCCGGCCCCGCTCCCCCACCGGCTGGAGGTAGCCGAGCCGCAGCCCGGCGACCATCTCGTGCGCTCCGACCGTGCGGGCCGCCGCCTCCACCTCGGCGTCGGTGGCGTCGGGGCGCCCGTAGGCGATGGCGTCCCGGACGGTGCCGCTGAAGAGGTGGGCCTCCTGCGGGACGATGCCGAGCCTGCGGCGGAAGCCGGGGAGGTCGAGGTCGCGCAGGTCCTGGCCGTCGACCCGGACCGTGCCGGCCGCCGGATCGTAGAACCGGGCGAGGAGCTTGACGACCGTCGACTTCCCGGCGCCGGTGGCGCCGACCAGGGCGACCCTCTCACCGGGGGCGATGCGCAGGGAGAGCCCGTGCAGCACCTCCTGGCCGCCGCCGCCCGCGTATCCGAAGGAGACCCCGTCGAACTCGACGTCCCCGCGCAGTTCCCGGACGGGCCGGGGGCTCTCGGCGGGCGGGGTGCCGGCCGGGGTCCGCATCAGGCTGCGCAGCCTGCCGAGGCCGATGACGGCCTGCTGGTATCCGTCGAACACCTGGGAGAGCTGCTGGATCGGTGAGAAGAACAGCTCGACGTAGAGCAGGAACGCGATGAGGGTTCCCGCGCTCAGCTCACCCGCCCTGACCTGTCCCGCACCGATCACGAGAACGGCTGCGGTGGAGAGGGTGCCGAGGAATTCGACGAACGGGAAGAAGGTGCCCATGTAGCGCTGGGCGCGCAGTCTCGAGGTGCGGAAGGACCAGGCCAGTTCGGCGAAGTCGGCCGCGTTGCGCTGTTCGCGCCCGAAGGCCTGGGTGACGCGGATGGCGGTGACGTTCTCCTGGAGGCAGGCGTTGACGGCGCTGATGCGCTCCCTGGCCTCCCGGTAGGCGGGTACGGAGTGGTGGCGGAACAGTGCGGTCGCGCCGATCAGTACGGGCAGCGCGACGAGCAGGACGACGGCCAGGCCCGCGTCGATGACGAGGAGCGCGACGAGGACGCCGAGGATGGTGAGCAGACTGACGACGGCGGTGATCAGCCCGGTCTGCAGGAAGTTCGACAGGGCGTCCACGTCGGTGGTCATCCTCGTCATGATCCGGCCGCCGAGCTCCCGCTCGTAGTAGTCGAGGCCGAGACGCTGGAGCTGCGCGAAGGTCTTCACACGAAGGGTGTAGAGGAGGCGTTCACCGGTGCGCCCCGTCGTGCGGACCTGCGCGACTCCGATCAGCCAGTTCACCGCCACGACGAGCGCGGCTGCCGCGGCGGCGGCGAGCAGGACTCCTCCGGCCTGGCGTGCCACGCCGTGGTCCACTCCGTGCCGTACGAGGACGGGTACCGCGATCTGTGCGGCGGCGTCCAGGGCGACGAGGAGCAGCCCCAGCAGCAGCGGCACCCGGAAGGGCCGCAGCAGGGTGCCCAGGTGGAAGTCGGGGTCGGCTGCGACCGCCTGGGCGGTGGGGACCTTCGGGTCGGCCGCGGGCAGCGGCAGTCTGGCGAGGCCCGCCATCAGTTCGGCGCTCGGCGGGGCGGAGCCGAGCACTCCGCCGCCGGGCCCGGCCCGGCCGGGTCCTGAGGTGGCCGCCGCTTCGGCGAGGGCCTGGGCGGCCCGGACAGCGGTGCCTTCCTCGGTGGCGGTGTCGGCGCTCTCTGCGCGGTGCCACAGGTGCGCGGTGACCCCGTCGGCCACAGGGCCCTCGGGTGCGTCGGCCGCCTGCTCCGCTGCCTGCGGACTCTCGGCGGTCGACAGCAGCGTGCGGAACAGGGCCGAACGCGAGCGGAGTTCGTCCAGGGTGCCGGTGTCCGTGATCCGGCCGCCGTCCAGTACGGCGATCCGGTCGGCGAGCTCCAGGGTCGACCGGCGGTGCGCGACGATCAGGGTGGTGCGGCGACGGGTGGCCTCGTGGAGGCCCGCGTGGATCTCGGCCTCGACCCGGGCGTCGATGGCCGAGGTGGCGTCGTCGAGTACGAGGACGGCGGGGTCGCCGACCAGGGCGCGGGCCAGGGCGAGGCGCTGGCGCTGGCCGCCGGAGAGGGTGAGCCCCTGTTCGCCCACGACGGTGTCGTAGCCGTGGGGCAGCCGCTCGATGAACTCGTCGGCGCGGGCGGTCCGGGCGGCCCGGCGGATCTGCTCGTCGGTGGCGTCCGGGACGCCGTACGCGATGTTGGCGCGCACGGTGTCCGAGAGCAGCAGGCTCTCCTCGAAGACGAAGCCGATACGGGAGCGCAGTGAGGCCAGGGTCAGTTCGGTGACGTCGGTGCCGCCCACCCGTACGGATCCGGACGGCACGTCGTAGAACCGGGGCAGCAGGGCGGCCGCGGTGGACTTGCCGGAGCCGGCGGAGCCGATCAGCGCGAGGGTCTCGCCCGGTTCCACGTCGAGGGTGAAGCCGTCCAGCAGCGGGGCACCGTCCCCGTAGCCGAAGGTGACGTCCTGCCAGGAGAGGGCCGGTGGCCGGTCGGGGAGGTCGCGGGCGCCCGGTGCGTCGGTGATCACCGGTGCTTCGTCGACGACCTCCAGAACGCGTTCGGCGCCGGCCCGTGCCTGCTGCCAGACGGTGAGCAGCGTCGCCACCTGGCGTACGGGGGTGACGAAGGAGCCGAGATAGGTGGTGAAGGCGAGGAAGGTGCCCAGCGAGATCCGGCCGTCCAGGGCCATCCAGCCGCCGAGGGCGAGCACGGCGACCTGGCCGAGTGCGGGCACCGCCTGGAGGGCGGGGTTGTAGCGGCTGGTGAAGCGGACGACCCGCAGGCGGGAGGCGAACAGGGTACGGGCGCGCTCCTCCAGGCCGTTGAGTTCCCGTGTCTCCTGCCCGAAGCCCTTGACCACGCGGACGCCGGTGACGGTGGCCTCCACGGAGGAGGCCACTTCGGCGGCCTCCTGCTGGGCGTGCCAGTTGGCGGGGAACAGGTCGCGGCGGCTGCGCAGGGCGATGAGGTAGAGCAGCGGTCCGACGACCAGGGCGACCACGGTCAGCAGCGGCGAGAGCACCGCCATGAAGATCACGGAGCAGAGGAACATCAGGACGTTGCCCGTGAGGTTGGGCAGGAACTGCAGGAGCGTCTGGATCAGGGTGATGTCGGAGATGGACCGGCTGACGACCTGTCCGGTGCGCAGGTCGTCCTGCTGGGCGCCGCCGAGCCGCAGCAGTGCGGCGAAGGCGTCGTTGCGCAGGTCGTACTGGACACCGAGGGAGAGCCGGCCCGAGCGGTAGCGGCGGGTGAAGCTCGCCGCGAAGCGGATCGCGCCGAGGCCGGCGAGCAGGAGGGTCCAGGGGAGGAGCGATCCGGTGGTGCCCCCTGCCACCCCGTCCACGACATGGCGCAGGACGAGGGGCAGGGTGGCGGTGGCGACGGCCGCTACCAGGGCCGCTCCGAACGCGAGGAGCAGGTCGGTGCGGTGGCGCAGACAGTACCCCAGCAGCCGCCGCGCCCAGCCGGGCGGCGGCTGCGGGGACGTGCCGGTCTGCGGTGGCGGACAGTCGGTCACCGGGCCGCCGCCGCGAGGCCGATGCCGGTGTGGCCCTCGGAGGTGTCGACGGTGTCGAACAGCCGGTTGGCGGGGCGCGGCAGACCGTAGTGCTCGCGCAGGGTGGCGCCGGTGTACTCGGTGCGGAACAGGCCCCGCTCCTGGAGGATGGGGACGACCCGGTCCACGAAGA includes these proteins:
- a CDS encoding aldo/keto reductase, with protein sequence MTDYRTLGRTGVKVSPLALGTMMFGARGNTDHDDSVRIIHHALDSGINFVDTADVYSAGESETIVGKALAGGRRDNVVLATKFHGSLGEDPNQQGNSRRWIIREVENSLRRLGTDWIDLYQVHRPEPDTDFDETLGALSDLVRQGKIRYIGTSTFEPSAIVEGQWIAERRGRERVVAEQPPYSLLARGIEREVLPVVQRYGLGVLSWSPLAGGWLSGRYRTGADQPASSRAARQAARFDITAPENAAKLAATEALAELAEEAGLTLVQLALAFVLEHPAVTSAIIGPRTFEQLDSQLGADKVRLSRDVLDRIDEIVPPGTNLSVRDSGYTPSVLTDSSLRRRSGLKEG
- a CDS encoding ABC transporter ATP-binding protein, with translation MTDCPPPQTGTSPQPPPGWARRLLGYCLRHRTDLLLAFGAALVAAVATATLPLVLRHVVDGVAGGTTGSLLPWTLLLAGLGAIRFAASFTRRYRSGRLSLGVQYDLRNDAFAALLRLGGAQQDDLRTGQVVSRSISDITLIQTLLQFLPNLTGNVLMFLCSVIFMAVLSPLLTVVALVVGPLLYLIALRSRRDLFPANWHAQQEAAEVASSVEATVTGVRVVKGFGQETRELNGLEERARTLFASRLRVVRFTSRYNPALQAVPALGQVAVLALGGWMALDGRISLGTFLAFTTYLGSFVTPVRQVATLLTVWQQARAGAERVLEVVDEAPVITDAPGARDLPDRPPALSWQDVTFGYGDGAPLLDGFTLDVEPGETLALIGSAGSGKSTAAALLPRFYDVPSGSVRVGGTDVTELTLASLRSRIGFVFEESLLLSDTVRANIAYGVPDATDEQIRRAARTARADEFIERLPHGYDTVVGEQGLTLSGGQRQRLALARALVGDPAVLVLDDATSAIDARVEAEIHAGLHEATRRRTTLIVAHRRSTLELADRIAVLDGGRITDTGTLDELRSRSALFRTLLSTAESPQAAEQAADAPEGPVADGVTAHLWHRAESADTATEEGTAVRAAQALAEAAATSGPGRAGPGGGVLGSAPPSAELMAGLARLPLPAADPKVPTAQAVAADPDFHLGTLLRPFRVPLLLGLLLVALDAAAQIAVPVLVRHGVDHGVARQAGGVLLAAAAAAALVVAVNWLIGVAQVRTTGRTGERLLYTLRVKTFAQLQRLGLDYYERELGGRIMTRMTTDVDALSNFLQTGLITAVVSLLTILGVLVALLVIDAGLAVVLLVALPVLIGATALFRHHSVPAYREARERISAVNACLQENVTAIRVTQAFGREQRNAADFAELAWSFRTSRLRAQRYMGTFFPFVEFLGTLSTAAVLVIGAGQVRAGELSAGTLIAFLLYVELFFSPIQQLSQVFDGYQQAVIGLGRLRSLMRTPAGTPPAESPRPVRELRGDVEFDGVSFGYAGGGGQEVLHGLSLRIAPGERVALVGATGAGKSTVVKLLARFYDPAAGTVRVDGQDLRDLDLPGFRRRLGIVPQEAHLFSGTVRDAIAYGRPDATDAEVEAAARTVGAHEMVAGLRLGYLQPVGERGRGLSAGQRQLLALARAELVDPDILLLDEATASLDLATERRVVAATEALARRRTTVVVAHRLTTAARADRVVVIDAGTVVESGTHTELLAARGAYHRLWEAFRQTGNPAPADHLTTDELVKENAG